A stretch of DNA from Pseudonocardia hierapolitana:
CGAGCTCGGCCAGCCGGGAGCGCAACGGGTCCGGGAGCTTGGCCCAGTCGACCTGCCCCGACGCGGACTGCCCGGCCGACGGCGCGGCCCCACCCTGCTCGGGCGGGCCGGAAGCGCCCTCGGACCTGGACATCGCACCAGGTTATCTGCGTTCGCGCCGGTTCACCGGTGACGCGGCGGTCACAATCCGTACCAACGGGCCTCGAAGAACTGTCGGAGAGTGTCGCTAGCGTCCGCGCCCGTGCCTGCCCGGTCGCCCCAGCTGACGTTCGACGAGCTCGGCACCCCGCTGCGCGAGGTCACGTTCGTCGTGCTCGACCTGGAGACCACGGGCGGGTCGGCGGGCAACGACTCGATCACCGAGATCGGTGCGGTGAAGGTGCGGGCAGGCGAGCGGATCGGCGAGCTCGCCACGCTCGTCGACCCGGGCACCGGCGTGCCGCCCGGCATCGTCGCGCTCACCGGCATCACCTCCGCGATGATCACGGGGGCGCCCCGGCTGCCGCAGGTGCTCCCGTCCGTGCTGGAGTTCCTGCGCGGCGCCGTGCTGGTCGCCCACAACGCCCCCTTCGACGCCGGGTTCCTGCGTGCGGCGTGCGAGCGGCACGGCCAGGTGTGGCCGCGCCCGCCCGTGCTGTGCACGGCGCGGCTCGCCCGTGCCGTGCTGTCCCACGACGAAGCGCCGAGCGTCCGCCTCGGCGCACTCGCCGAGCTGTTCGGCACGGCCACGCGCCCCACCCACCGCGCACTCGCCGACGCCCGCGCCACCGTCGAGGTCCTGCACCGCTTGCTGGAACGCGTCGGCAACCTCGGTGTGCAGAGCCTCGAGGAGCTGCTCGCGCTCGCGAAGGAGTCCGCGCCGCACCGGCCCACCCAGCAGCAGCGGCGCAAGCGGGTGCTCGCCGAGGGGGTGCCGTCGGCGCCCGGGGTGTACCTGTTCCGCGGGCCCCGGGACGAGGTGCTGTACGTCGGCACCAGCGGCGACCTGCAACGGCGCGTCCGCAGCTACTTCACCTCGGGTGAGCGGCGCAGGCGGGTGCGGGACATGGTGGCGATCGCCGAGCGCGTCGACACCGTCGTCTGCGCCCATGCCCTCGAGGCCTCGGTGCGGGAGCTGCGCCTCATCGCGGCGCACCACCCCCGCTACAACCGCCGTTCCAAGCGCCCGAACCACACGTGGTGGGTGGTCCCCACGGCCGAGGCGTTCCCGCGGCTGTCCGTCGTCACCTCGCCCCGCGACGGCGCCCTCGGGCCGTTCCCGTCCCGGCGGTCGGCGGCCGCGGCCGTCGACACCGTGCTCGACGTCGTGCCGCTGCGCCCGTGCACCCAGCGGATCCCGGCGAAGGGCGCCTCGGCCGCACCGTGCGTGCTGTACGAGATGGGCCGCTGCGCGGCACCGTGCGCGGGGCTGCAGACACCCGAGGAGTACGCGCCCGCCGTCCGCGCGCTGTCGGACCTGGTCGACGGCCGCGACGACGCGCCGCTGCGCAGCGTGGCCGCCGAGATCGACGCGCTCGCGGCGAGGGAGCGCTTCGAGACCGCGGCGCGCAGGCGCGACCAGCTGGCCGCGCTGATCGTCGGGCTCGGGAGGTCGCAGCGGCTCACCGCGCTCGCCTCCTTGCCGGAGCTGGTGGGCGCCCGGCCGGACGGCAACCGCGGCTGGGAGATCGCCGTGGTGCGGTACGGGCGGCTCGCCGCCGCGGGCGTCGCCCGGCGCGGCGTCGGGCCGATGCCCGTGATCGACGCGCTGCGGCTCGGCGCCCAGACCATCCTGCCCGGCCCCGGCCCGCTGCGCGGCGCGCCCGTGGAGGAGGTCCGCTTGCTGCACCGGTGGCTCACCACCGGGGGCACGCGCCTCGTCGCGAGCGAACCGGCGTGGACCGAACCCGCCCGCGGTGCGGGCGGCTGGCGGGCGTGGGCGGAGCGGGCCAGGCCGCTGGAAGTGGACTCCTAGTGCTCCAGCTGTCGATCGCTGCGCCCGTGTGGGGAGGGCTTCCCGCCGCAGGGATCGGCGGGTCGGTGCGCGGTCGGCGGATCTGACCCCGGGTTGCCGAGCCGCTGATCACGGCTGAGTGGCGGGTGTGTTCCGCGGAACGTGCCGGGTACCGCTGCGGGTCGAGCCGTCTCGTGGGCGCGCCGTTCCCGGCTCGGGCCGCTTCGCCCCGCGTATCGGCGCGGGGCTGCTGTCGTGTCGATCCGGTTCGGCCGGAGCCTGCATCTGGGCGGTGAACCCAACCCGGCCACCCCGCGCAGGTGAGGGGTGCGACGCGGACCCGCGGGAACACGCGGGAGGCCCCGAAGAGCGGCGTCCGTCGTGTGTCCCGAGACCGGAACGGCGCGCCCACCGGAACCCGCCCGATCAGGCCGAACTCGATAGGCCCCGATCGACGGGCTGACCGCCTCACGCCCGGCAGGTGACCAGGCTCGGACCATGGCCTCACCGGGCGGCGGCGCGCATGATCCGAACTGTCGGTTGTCCATGCCTGCGCCGACGACCATGAGCACCCGCCACCGCGGATCATGAACGCCAAGATCGCACGTGTCGGTTGCCCATGGCTGCCGCCACAGCCATAGCCAACCGACACTGCGGATCTTGGGCCCAACTACTCCACACGAGCCTCGGCAGCAGCACCGACCCGTC
This window harbors:
- a CDS encoding DEDD exonuclease domain-containing protein, which produces MPARSPQLTFDELGTPLREVTFVVLDLETTGGSAGNDSITEIGAVKVRAGERIGELATLVDPGTGVPPGIVALTGITSAMITGAPRLPQVLPSVLEFLRGAVLVAHNAPFDAGFLRAACERHGQVWPRPPVLCTARLARAVLSHDEAPSVRLGALAELFGTATRPTHRALADARATVEVLHRLLERVGNLGVQSLEELLALAKESAPHRPTQQQRRKRVLAEGVPSAPGVYLFRGPRDEVLYVGTSGDLQRRVRSYFTSGERRRRVRDMVAIAERVDTVVCAHALEASVRELRLIAAHHPRYNRRSKRPNHTWWVVPTAEAFPRLSVVTSPRDGALGPFPSRRSAAAAVDTVLDVVPLRPCTQRIPAKGASAAPCVLYEMGRCAAPCAGLQTPEEYAPAVRALSDLVDGRDDAPLRSVAAEIDALAARERFETAARRRDQLAALIVGLGRSQRLTALASLPELVGARPDGNRGWEIAVVRYGRLAAAGVARRGVGPMPVIDALRLGAQTILPGPGPLRGAPVEEVRLLHRWLTTGGTRLVASEPAWTEPARGAGGWRAWAERARPLEVDS